One Rosa chinensis cultivar Old Blush chromosome 3, RchiOBHm-V2, whole genome shotgun sequence DNA window includes the following coding sequences:
- the LOC112193784 gene encoding lipid phosphate phosphatase gamma, producing MAPHKAVTLTHVRYQKGDPLGHFLAWVSLIPVFISLGGFISHFIFRRELQGMFFAIGLIISQLINEVIKDLFQQARPATCALLEMCDSHGWPSSHSQYMFFFAVYFTLLTQKGIGLWDTKHKFAVNFLPWCLALLTMYSRVYLGYHTVAQVFAGSALGIFLGGLWFWVVNSVFICYFPAIEESAFGRFFYVKDTSHIPNVLKFEYDNARKARSEKAAKSN from the coding sequence ATGGCACCCCACAAAGCTGTGACGCTGACCCACGTCCGGTACCAGAAGGGCGACCCATTGGGACACTTCCTCGCCTGGGTTTCCCTCATCCCAGTCTTCATCTCCTTAGGCGGCTTCATCTCCCACTTCATCTTCCGCCGTGAGCTCCAAGGCATGTTCTTCGCCATCGGCCTCATAATCTCTCAACTCATCAACGAAGTCATCAAGGATTTGTTCCAGCAAGCTCGCCCCGCCACCTGTGCCCTCCTCGAAATGTGTGACTCCCATGGATGGCCTTCAAGTCACTCCCAGTACATGTTCTTCTTCGCTGTTTACTTTACCCTTTTGACCCAGAAAGGAATTGGGCTGTGGGATACCAAGCACAAGTTTGCTGTGAATTTCTTGCCGTGGTGCTTGGCTTTGCTGACTATGTATTCCAGGGTTTATTTGGGGTATCATACTGTGGCTCAGGTTTTTGCTGGGTCTGCTTTGGGGATTTTTCTTGGGGGTTTGTGGTTTTGGGTTGTGAATTCTGTGTTCATATGTTACTTTCCGGCGATTGAGGAAAGTGCGTTTGGGAGGTTCTTTTATGTTAAGGATACTTCTCATATACCCAATGTGTTGAAGTTTGAGTACGACAATGCGAGGAAAGCTAGGAGCGAAAAGGCTGCCAAGTCTAATTGA